Proteins found in one Anolis carolinensis isolate JA03-04 unplaced genomic scaffold, rAnoCar3.1.pri scaffold_19, whole genome shotgun sequence genomic segment:
- the LOC134294705 gene encoding Fanconi anemia group A protein-like isoform X1: MFPPLMSIFSHRFLDLCVKQPALLQLQYVVPLLCSEARNTSWEGSMDDDLPWKTLSRPSFCYSKAALCLWKHPLFKELLWEKAFQLTLQEWLLMELAVCPDEDVLSAVERQDFHYWALYQHFLPLSVAAGGCEGDLREACAVLLDAVLDFGQRGSVIHTSRSELGKCNHPNNPKRSTFQRRGNPDIYARLQEMLLELELERRRAWPVSGGGKEELLLFRVFQKRLKGLKSGEEMHRQQELFLQTRQDTALSNTSIKLYIKT; this comes from the exons ATGTTTCCTCCTTTGATGAGCATTTTTAGCCATCGCTTTTTAGATCTGTGTGTTAAGCAGCCCGCTCTTTTGCAGCTTCAGTACGTCGTGCCCCTTCTTTGCTCGGAAGCCCGAAATACAAGCTGGGAAGGCAGCATGGATGATGACCTTCCATGGAAAACATTATcccgccccagcttctgctactcaaaagctgccTTGTGCTTATGGAAGCATCCCCTTTTCAAAGAACTATTGTGGGAAAAAGCCTTCCAG cTGACTCTCCAAGAATGGCTTCTGATGGAACTGGCAGTCTGTCCCGACGAAGACGTTCTTTCTGCCGTTGAGAG GCAGGACTTCCATTACTGGGCTCTGTACCAGCACTTTCTTCCTCTGTCTGTCGCTGCTGGCGGCTGCGAGGGAGACCTAAGAGAGGCCTGCGCCGTTCTCCTTGACGCCGTCTTGGATTTCGGACAGAGGGGCTCAGTGATACACACATCAAG GTCTGAGTTGGGAAAGTGTAACCATCCAAATAATCCCAAACGTTCCACATTCCAGAGGAGAGGGAACCCCGATATCTACGCCAGATTGCAG gagatgctgctggagctggagctggagcgcaGGAGAGCCTGGCCTGTGTCCGGTGGCGGCAAAGAGGAGCTCCTCTTGTTCCGGGTTTTCCAGAAGAGGCTCAAAGGGTTGAAGAGCGGGGAAGAAATGCACCGGCAGCAAGAACTGTTCCTTCAAACCAG GCAGGACACAGCATTgtcaaatacatctataaaattatatattaaaacatag
- the LOC134294705 gene encoding Fanconi anemia group A protein-like isoform X2 — translation MDDDLPWKTLSRPSFCYSKAALCLWKHPLFKELLWEKAFQLTLQEWLLMELAVCPDEDVLSAVERQDFHYWALYQHFLPLSVAAGGCEGDLREACAVLLDAVLDFGQRGSVIHTSRSELGKCNHPNNPKRSTFQRRGNPDIYARLQEMLLELELERRRAWPVSGGGKEELLLFRVFQKRLKGLKSGEEMHRQQELFLQTRQDTALSNTSIKLYIKT, via the exons ATGGATGATGACCTTCCATGGAAAACATTATcccgccccagcttctgctactcaaaagctgccTTGTGCTTATGGAAGCATCCCCTTTTCAAAGAACTATTGTGGGAAAAAGCCTTCCAG cTGACTCTCCAAGAATGGCTTCTGATGGAACTGGCAGTCTGTCCCGACGAAGACGTTCTTTCTGCCGTTGAGAG GCAGGACTTCCATTACTGGGCTCTGTACCAGCACTTTCTTCCTCTGTCTGTCGCTGCTGGCGGCTGCGAGGGAGACCTAAGAGAGGCCTGCGCCGTTCTCCTTGACGCCGTCTTGGATTTCGGACAGAGGGGCTCAGTGATACACACATCAAG GTCTGAGTTGGGAAAGTGTAACCATCCAAATAATCCCAAACGTTCCACATTCCAGAGGAGAGGGAACCCCGATATCTACGCCAGATTGCAG gagatgctgctggagctggagctggagcgcaGGAGAGCCTGGCCTGTGTCCGGTGGCGGCAAAGAGGAGCTCCTCTTGTTCCGGGTTTTCCAGAAGAGGCTCAAAGGGTTGAAGAGCGGGGAAGAAATGCACCGGCAGCAAGAACTGTTCCTTCAAACCAG GCAGGACACAGCATTgtcaaatacatctataaaattatatattaaaacatag